One window of the Trifolium pratense cultivar HEN17-A07 linkage group LG2, ARS_RC_1.1, whole genome shotgun sequence genome contains the following:
- the LOC123906227 gene encoding RNA-binding protein FUS-like yields MQRKILGYPQQQCYGTDDGMWMETKAQQLQSHGYPQQFQGMHMKPGGFGKEYDHSMSNHHGGHGLGGNHNMYHQDTMSNGYGNNHGHGYGNNHGHGGGQKFPFGANSHSPNHFPNGGGVRPFSHGGGHGGQEYVSEHDDYEYETYKEEHVSSGGAKMDEMRYERHGTYGGDVQYANPYGYNNNNRIKPHGHGSHKVNWTLKGV; encoded by the coding sequence atgcaaaggaagatcctTGGATATCCACAACAACAATGCTATGGTACTGATGATGGCATGTGGATGGAAACTAAGGCTCAACAGCTACAAAGCCATGGATATCCACAACAATTCCAAGGCATGCACATGAAACCAGGTGGTTTTGGCAAGGAATATGATCACTCCATGTCAAACCATCATGGCGGCCATGGCTTAGGAGGAAACCATAACATGTATCATCAAGATACCATGTCTAATGGCTATGGTAATAATCATGGTCATGGCTATGGTAACAATCATGGTCATGGTGGTGGCCAAAAATTCCCTTTTGGTGCCAATTCTCATTCACCTAATCATTTTCCAAATGGTGGCGGTGTAAGGCCATTTAGTCACGGTGGTGGTCACGGTGGCCAGGAATATGTGTCGGAACATGATGACTATGAATATGAAACTTACAAAGAGGAGCATGTTAGTTCTGGCGGCGCGAAGATGGATGAAATGAGATATGAGAGGCATGGAACTTATGGAGGAGATGTTCAGTATGCTAATCCATATggatacaataataataacaggATTAAGCCTCATGGTCATGGAAGCCACAAAGTCAATTGGACACTAAAAGGGGTCTAA
- the LOC123904941 gene encoding BURP domain protein USPL1-like yields the protein MGINYGSWILLFHTLVILLLHCSHGDQAKVLAERENKSLEIQHNNHHHNHMGHNIDPSLMVFFTLKDLKVGKRMQIYFPKRELSLSTLWPKEKAESLPFSSNKLSYLLKFFSFSQGSPQAIAMKNTLKECETKPIKGEVKFCATSLESMLEFTKNVFGSKYEIQSYATLHKTKSNVTFQNYTIVETPMEILAPKVVACHTLSYPYVVFYCHSQESENRVYRISLVGENGDKVEAMAVCHMDTSQWAHNHVSFQLLGVTPGSSSVCHFFPADNFVFIPKFKSKPSYT from the coding sequence ATGGGAATAAATTATGGATCTTGGATCCTCCTCTTTCATACACTAGTAATCTTACTTTTGCATTGTTCTCATGGAGACCAAGCTAAGGTATTGGCTGAAAGAGAAAACAAATCATTGGAAATTCAACACAAcaatcatcatcataatcatatgGGTCATAATATTGATCCTTCATTAATGGTTTTCTTCACTTTGAAAGATTTGAAAGTAGGGAAAAGAATGCAAATATATTTTCCTAAGAGAGAACTATCACTATCAACATTATGGCCCAAAGAAAAAGCTGAATCACTTCCTTTCTCATCAAACAAACTTTCATATCTTCTCaaattcttctctttttctcAAGGTTCACCTCAAGCCATAGCCATGAAAAACACCTTAAAAGAATGTGAGACTAAACCCATCAAAGGAGAAGTCAAGTTTTGTGCTACATCATTAGAATCTATGCTTGAATttacaaaaaatgtttttggTTCAAAATATGAAATCCAAAGTTATGCAACTTTGCACAAAACCAAGTCAAATGTTACTTTCCAAAATTACACTATAGTAGAAACTCCAATGGAAATTCTAGCTCCCAAAGTAGTGGCTTGTCACACTTTATCTTACCCTTATGTTGTTTTTTATTGTCATAGCCAAGAAAGTGAGAACAGGGTATATAGAATTTCATTAGTTGGTGAAAATGGAGATAAAGTGGAAGCTATGGCAGTTTGTCACATGGATACATCACAATGGGCACATAATCATGTTTCATTTCAACTTCTTGGGGTTACACCAGGAAGCTCTTCTGTGTGCCACTTTTTCCCAGCTGATAATTTCGTCTTCATCCCGAAATTCAAATCAAAACCTTCGTACACTTGA
- the LOC123906228 gene encoding putative clathrin assembly protein At4g40080 yields the protein MKKLKEIIGKLKDKASQSKAAIFSKHKTLSLLRATTHDSFTPPKHKHLTTLLSSGDGSRATASTAVELLMDRLQTTHNSAVALKCLIAVHHIIKHGTFILRDQLSVYPYTGGRNYLNLSNFRDKTNHVSWELSSWVRWYAQYIEHLMCTSRILGFFIGETTPLCKPQEERVLAVTNSDLLREMDSLVALMEGTVKRPNTPTSENNKVVVEIMDLVEDDGVVALSEILVRVQEFGEREKLGCLGFGEIVELVCVLKRLEMCRERMMMVMEGIEEKRFWDSVRELKEKVGRMKVYREEGKVYTNATKDRRTESDRFDDRVLSSVGSITFPSSRFF from the coding sequence ATGAAGAAACTTAAAGAGATAATAGGAAAATTGAAGGACAAGGCATCACAAAGCAAAGCAGCAATTTTTTCCAAACACAAAACTCTTTCCCTCCTTCGCGCCACGACCCATGATTCTTTCACCCCTCCAAAACACAAACACCTCACCACCCTTCTTTCCTCTGGAGACGGTTCACGTGCTACTGCATCAACTGCAGTAGAGCTTCTGATGGACCGTCTCCAAACAACTCATAACTCAGCAGTAGCTCTCAAATGCTTGATCGCCGTTCACCATATCATCAAACACGGCACTTTTATTCTCCGTGATCAGCTCTCGGTGTACCCTTACACAGGGGGAAGAAACTACCTTAATCTCTCTAACTTCCGAGACAAAACAAATCATGTTTCTTGGGAACTGTCTTCTTGGGTTAGGTGGTACGCGCAATACATCGAACACCTTATGTGCACTTCTAGAATCTTAGGTTTCTTCATCGGAGAAACCACGCCGCTTTGTAAGCCACAAGAAGAAAGAGTTTTGGCTGTTACTAATAGTGATCTGTTAAGAGAAATGGATTCTTTGGTGGCTTTGATGGAAGGAACTGTGAAAAGACCCAATACTCCAACAAGTGAAAATAACAAGGTGGTTGTTGAGATAATGGATTTGGTTGAAGATGATGGGGTTGTTGCTCTGAGTGAAATTTTGGTTAGAGTTCAGGAATTTGGGGAGAGGGAGAAATTGGGTTGTCTTGGTTTTGGAGAAATTGTGGAATTGGTTTGTGTTTTGAAGAGATTAGAAATGTGCAGAGAGAGAATGATGATGGTGATGGAGGGGATTGAGGAGAAGAGATTTTGGGATTCAGTGAGAGAATTGAAGGAAAAAGTTGGGAGGATGAAGGTGTATAGGGAAGAAGGGAAGGTTTACACGaatgcaacaaaagatagaaGAACTGAGTCGGATAGGTTTGATGATAGAGTTCTTAGTTCTGTTGGTTCTATTACGTTTCCTTCTTCAAGGTTCTTTTAG